AGCTGATCGGGCAGCACCACGGCCCGCTGCCCTGGACGATCATCCGGCCGACCGCGTACTACCCGTACCTCTCGATGACGTTCGGCGACGTCAAGAACGGCGAGAAGTACCGCATCTTCGACCACGGCGAGTACAACGTGGTCAACCCGATCGCCCGCGAGGACCTGGCCGAGTTCATCGTCAACCAGGTCCTCGACCCGGACGCGCTGGGCCGGGTCCTGCCCGTGGGCGGCCCCTGGGCGCCGGACAACGTGGTCACCCTCAAGGCCGCAGGCCAGATGATGTTCGACGTGACCGGGCGCGAGCCCGACTGGGACGTCGTCCCGATGGCCGCGTGGGACAAGAAGATCGCCCGGCTCACCCGGATGGGCAAGGTGGTCAAGAAGCTGGAGCCGGTGGCCTACTACCTCGAGGCCGCCAAGTACTGGTCGGTGGTCGACCACGTCGCCCCGGCGTACGGCGAGCGCACGCTGCGCGGGTTCATGGAGAAGCTCAAGGACCGCGAGTTCCCCACCGGAAGCTTCCGGGAGCGGATGAAGAGCGGCACGAACCTGATGCCCACCGACGTCTGAGGGACCTGGCGGACCCTCAGACGCCGGTGCCGGAAGGGGGCATCAGAAGGCGGTGGTGCCTGGCTTGATCACGCCGAGCACCGCCGCCAGCACCACCATCGCCCAGATGCCGTACACCCAGGGCTCGCTGCGGCGGATGGAGCCGACGATGCCCCGCTCGACCTCGGGAGTCGAGCCGGTCGTCATCAGTGCTCCGAAGGCCGGCCCGAACGGGCGCAGCGCCCGGCGGATCATCACGCCGCAGAGGATGCACAGGCCGTAGGCGAGCACCTTGGCGCCGAGCCACCTGGGGTTGGTGTCGACCCCGAACGGCTCCGAGGCCAGCAGGGCGTAGCCGCCCACGACGACCAGCGCCGCCGAGAGCGCCCAGCGCACGTAGAGGTCTGCCTGGTGGTAGACGTGCCCGCGGCGGCTGTCACCGCCGCGGGCCTCGAGCAGCGAGACGGTCAGCCAGGTCAGCGTGCCGACCCAGGCCAGCGCCAGCATCCACCCGGTCAGGAAGAACTCGTCCCCGAGCGGGCCGTAGTACATCAGGGTCAGGCCGCTGGCGCCGAAGAGGATCAGCGACACCCGAGGTGCCAGGTCGCAGCCGACCATGATCTTGGCGGCCACCGCCCGGGTCTCCGGCTGCAGCTCGGGTTTGATGATGAACCGGCTGGAGTAGTAGACGCCGAGGTCGCCCCCGAGCCAGTACACGAAGAGCAGGATGTGCAGCAGGATCGCCAGGGTGTGGCCGTTGAGGCCGTGGGCTACCTCCACCTCACATCCCGTCGCCGTCCCAGCGCCCGCGGGAGCGGCTGCGCACCGGGAGGCTGGAGATGATCGGCGCGGGGATCGGGTCGCCCTTCTTCCAGGGCCGGCCCTGGCCCCAGTTGTGGGCGCCGGCGTCGGTGCGCTCGTCGGCGTGCTCGGTCTCCCGGCCGCTCCAGCCCCAGTCGAGGTCGATCATCTCGCGCGCCTGCGGCTCGTGGGTGTGCTCCTCGTCGGAGTGGGTGTGCCCCTCGTCCGCATGGTCGTGCGAGTGGTCGTGGTCGTGGTCGTGCGAGTGACCCTCGTGGCCGCCGTGCCCACCCTGGAGGTTGAAGGCGTCGAGCGCCTTGGCGATCGCGATCGCGGACCGGTCGGCGCCGGAGCCGTGATGCCTGACGGGAGCGTCGTAGCGGTCCTGGTCCTTCTGGAACTGCCACGAGGCGGTCAGCTGGCGCATGTCCTCGTCGGTGCGCCACGGCTGCGCCAGGTCGTGGGTGGAGCTCGACCACCGGAGGGCGGGGTGCGGGCTGTCGTCGAGTCCCTCGGGTCCGTAGTTGACACCCTCGCCGCCCCAGCGCACCCACTCGTTCTGGGTGTACCAGTTGGCCAGCTCGCCGTCGGAGCGCAGCAGCCAGGTCGCGCCGCCCTCCATGGTGGTGAAGTGCCCGTGCTTGACCCGCGCCGGCCGGAAGAAGTAGGTCCCGAGGTCCAGGGTGCCGAAGTTGTACTCCATGTGGCCCTGGGTGGTGTACGCCTCCTCGTAGCAGGGGTGGTGGGCGAGCCGGTGGTCCGCCCAGCCCTCCTGCGCATGCACCAGCCGGGTGTAGAAGCCGGTGGTCGGGTCCACGTGGAGGTACTTGATGAAGAGGCCCGGCATCGGCCCCGGGTTGGGCACGGCGTCCCAGCTCATCGCCTCGGAGTCGATGACGATGACCTCCTCGCGCGCGTCCTCCCAGGCGGACGCCGCGGCCGGCGAGTCGACCGGGTCGAAGCCCGCGTCGCCGTACTCGCGGTAGTGCAGGATCTTGGTCCCCTCGGCGATCCGCAGGTAGT
The window above is part of the Nocardioides campestrisoli genome. Proteins encoded here:
- a CDS encoding NAD(P)H-binding protein — protein: MAFSTITDLDVASAQQRSRELLDRLLSTDSQTYVTGPRGTGAGQRVLVLGGTGYIGRALLPELARRGYAPAVLARSAGVKDEPEFADVEVVVGDPTRAQDVLDAVASAPTSVVVSLLSGRRPNDAEECRLVDHEAVVNGIRAAVEHRVEQFIHVSDFGAYRPELIPQVYKLQVEGELIGQHHGPLPWTIIRPTAYYPYLSMTFGDVKNGEKYRIFDHGEYNVVNPIAREDLAEFIVNQVLDPDALGRVLPVGGPWAPDNVVTLKAAGQMMFDVTGREPDWDVVPMAAWDKKIARLTRMGKVVKKLEPVAYYLEAAKYWSVVDHVAPAYGERTLRGFMEKLKDREFPTGSFRERMKSGTNLMPTDV
- a CDS encoding DUF4437 domain-containing protein; this translates as MELIQEDDYVWHGAELPGGEGRASERRLSVDEEDGSSSLRVDFHTDWGRGPGIHHANTEYYVLEGEIDYGGRTIGKGGYVYAPKGVPNDYLRIAEGTKILHYREYGDAGFDPVDSPAAASAWEDAREEVIVIDSEAMSWDAVPNPGPMPGLFIKYLHVDPTTGFYTRLVHAQEGWADHRLAHHPCYEEAYTTQGHMEYNFGTLDLGTYFFRPARVKHGHFTTMEGGATWLLRSDGELANWYTQNEWVRWGGEGVNYGPEGLDDSPHPALRWSSSTHDLAQPWRTDEDMRQLTASWQFQKDQDRYDAPVRHHGSGADRSAIAIAKALDAFNLQGGHGGHEGHSHDHDHDHSHDHADEGHTHSDEEHTHEPQAREMIDLDWGWSGRETEHADERTDAGAHNWGQGRPWKKGDPIPAPIISSLPVRSRSRGRWDGDGM